ccacaattttttttattaacagaatgtgttgaaaattttatttttctacgcTGGTCGAATTTAAAGAAGGCGaactaaaaggaaaatttcCTTATAGGTATCTGTTTATCGATAANgctaccgtaaagtgctcgacttcgcgtgcaggtcgtcaggctaccgaagcgggggtgccatcccctctgcagaggatcaaaattgcgatggcatgtcctcggatcttcctcaggggtgtttcccagaccgtcgccaatagcccaccgtgcagctctagtgcgacgtaaattaactacaacaacaacagaaaactgaactaagtaaaaaaaaaatttccttttacttCAATGTATAAAACTCGGCattgtttagtttatttccCTGTATTACTAATATCAAAGTAtatccacaattttttttattaacagaatgtgttgaaacttttatttttcaacgcTGGTCGAATTTAAAGAAGGCGaactaaaaggaaaatttcCTTATAGGTATCTgtttatcgataaaaaaaatcaccaaatttttGTGACAGCCACTATCACTGAAGGGAATCATCTTGAAGGGTGTAACGTAGGCACTTCAGTGCACTACATCTTTctcagagctcattctaggtagaaaaaagggcagggtgcaaaaattttaaaaaaaggggcattattattctaaaaaggcaataatttctttctatgggCTTTACatgttctattaaaaaacattgttaattagtaagagaaattttttttttactttactgaAAGTAGCAaagaaatcatattaattactaatttttattaataaattaacatatatatcgAGTAAATGAGCTAattagcttagtaatttatataaatgcatgcatatattaataaaataataaatgtatgtttttaagtgtctgtagttatgatttaataattaaaatgattaatattaattatgatttaatgatggTGGAAGTAACAgcaaactttcaaagacaaGTGCAACAAGGGGGTTGATGGCTATTCTTCCTTTCCCATATAAATCTGTGTATTGACAgcaatgacaaactaaataaaaagagttgaaaataaaaaaagtttaagaaatccattgtagagtttgggtaaaaaaataaagaagggttGAGAAAAGAAAGGGCAAAAAGGGTAAGGAGTCTATTACATCAGGACACTAATTTACCTCAGGGGCAACAGGGTGGATTATTTTGACTAAAAGGGCAGCAGGGTGCTGCACCCTGTTTACCCTGCCTAGAATTAGctgtctttcttttaaaaaatttttaagttaaaaaaccctttagctctttaaaaaaagtagtttgtgGGAACCAACATCGCTATAAAAACATcccgaaataaaataacagagcTAGTTAAGTAAAGAGAATATCATAGTTTAAGCACTGAAGTGATGATTCTtgaaatcagtttattttatgtacatttttgcagttttattggcatttagaattattttcttttagttataGTGCTtaatataatagataaatacTGTGTAgaaggttttaaattcatatttctgctaaaaaatttacaaccttagttattttaattgttttatgctTGTGTCCCTTAAAATTCCAGAGCTTGAATATTTGTATTACATGGTATATCCAATTTATGTCTAAAATTCATATCAAAACTTTAGCTGAAGCTGCAAAACATCATCATTGGTACAACAGCCCAAGGTGGGTCTtggcttttaatattttctccttttgttGCCAGTTCGCAGTTCAATACcctgattgttttaaaatctgcaTTATTGGAGTCAGACCACCGAAGTTTTGGATTTAGCAATAAGATCAAGATTATGTCCACTTGATGTACTACTTACTTATAAGTAATTTAGTACTATGTCTTAAACTTTTGGATTaggttcatttaaatttatgcttgCCCTACTTCgacaatagaaaaaaactttttttttcttctaaaaatataatagtatctattcagtaaaaaaaaaatttttgtttgcaattgcaaaatactattttgtgactttaaaatagaacttttgTAATAGAAGGACAAATTTCGattctacaattttaatttgatagcgtttcatattcaattatttaaaagagtaTCACATggtttttctttaacattttggtttattagtttttaattgcaatgctgaaaatattgtaaaaaattggcaatcttgcaaataaatatttttttctctcatactggtaatattttttaattgcatctaGATTATTGTGTATTATCTAGAGAATTcgtttattaattgaatttcatggataatcatattttaattctgtttaaaGAAATGGATATAACAGTTACAATGATATTTACTTTagcattggagaaaaaaatttaaatctacatgggtttttgtgttttttataaataaaacccTAAAAGAATTGGTACCAAAAccaactgtatttttttacgttaatttgtaatatttcaaaaataaaagggataaataaataatagtttctgGAGCAAATTTTTACAATGGCTCTGTGAGTAGATATGCATTACTGCTACTACTCTAGATTCAGGTATTTTACAAATTGAGCTATTTAGCAACAAACACATTAGTGTGGGCCTTGGATAATTTTCAGTGCATGCATATGGGTTTATATTATCAAAcattgaaatctttttatttgtactattaatgtattaaaaataaaaaataataataatagtttgtaaagcaaattttaacaatggcaatgtaaaaatttgcttcATTAAAAGTACTACTGCAATTTCGCTAAACTGAATACcttctatttttcatattttctatcaAGCCCAATTGTAGTTtgtaaaaatgcagaaatacTCATATTTGAAAGCAGGATTCTCATAAGagagaaatattactttttttaaacaaatatttttttaattgttaagcaggaaaataaaacataacttcattacttaaaatagttaaatttagcataaaatatatttgttaaaaaaaacttaactacttttaaattaattacacagGAACTCAGTCAATTTTGGTATGATGATGAGACATCTACTTTTCTTGCTACTGCTGCTCTCGATTCTGTTAAACATATCGAAACCAAAAGGTATTATATTCTTTCTTCAACAAGTTTGCAAGCATAAATTTTATCTGCAATTTTACatgaatgttttgtttttttttgtatataaagaataaaaaataaacataattttttcagtagtattattaaaaaataaatagaaaatatactGTAGCAGGGTTTCCACAGGTGACTAAAATGCAACTACTTGCAACTATTTTTGACCTGAGGCaactatggcaactttttttgcctaaaaaagcaactattttcaagaaaaggagactattgggagacttttctgtgctccagcaatgttttttttattattttttttagcatgaaTTGAGTTGACAAACTGCGGCAGCTTCTGcacattatgaatttttttctttcttaaataacaaaatattgaattgcaaatttgagtcatcactttttaatgtGCTCAATTTGCACAAATTCTATTGTGaatctattttgtttctcaatCGCCTTTTCAACAGTTATTGCAACAAAATTATGCATGATTAAAAGAAcccaatttttaatacgatactATGGTGcatgaatttcgaattttagtaatcaccttttaataaatatatatataattgctaaatcaattattgataaaagggaaaattaatagaaagagtatgtttttttaacaaaatattatttttctgaattaattctagcatttaaaagtatttaatgttcTGCAaacatactaatttttttatattaaaatttagtgctagaacactaacgtttatttaaaatatatcatactGGCCATCAACTTGACTAAATAGATCATAGTATATTACAAtgaagtcatttaataaaattttagtcataatattgcaaaatttttgttcttatttaggcaactattttcataattttaggtGACTATTTTCATACTATAGGCTACTagaagcaactattttgttcattttttattgccCTGTGTAGAGAAAACATACAATGAACATATGAAACACTAATGTGTATTTATAATATCCCTTATAATTTCccaatgtattaaattatttcagaatagCCTGTGTGTCAAGTCCATCAGTTTACCATAAATTGTTAAAGTTCTGTCCTGATGCTGAAGGAATTTATCTTTTTGAGTATGATAAAAGATTTCAAGAGAAATATCCAAATGGATTTGTATTTTACGATTACAAATATCCTGATAATGtggataaaaaattcaattcttattTTGATGTTGTAGTAGCTGATCCACCATTTTTATCTGAAGAATGTTtggaaaaatttgcaaaaactattTCCATACTGACAgacaagaaaataattctgtgtACAGGTAAGATAATGTAtttgttaattgaaatttttgaaaacaaaatttttaatataatatgaagAGATAAAATTAGACTAGgtatgctatttttttcaagaCATTCATTGTTATTGAACTAAACGaggctttattttatattttaaagcaacaaCCCTCATaacaaatgaatatatatatatatatatgtatatgtgtgtgtataCAATCCAGGGTGTCCTGTGGATGACtgactaatttcaaaattcaatctCTGAAACAAATGGTATATCTATTGTAAAAGttgcaactatttttaaattgttacaaaaaatgcCTAAAGATGGCACTGTACAGAAGTCTTGAAAACTACAATCAAACTGTTATATTCCAGTACAGAAATGCGCTTTCTTCAATTGAGTACAGCTTAAACCTCCGAATCTTCTATGACTAAATTGTTCCCTGTTTTAATACTAAAGCTGATCACTCCATTAATTAATGTCTTTCAGCGTCATCCCTCGACAATCTTTGCCGctaaattccaaaatttctgttgaaaatttttattgctttcacaAAAAGCATgctgtttgttttatttttctatagtcCTTTGTTTCCgagattttcaattataaaatcagTTTGTCATCCACTGATCACACCCtgaatatatatagatattttttttaaaaatgtaataaaaaagaatatgctGATTagccaataaatattattacttaataaaacttttcatacactcaaatagtttttaaatatttactaaaaattttaagcatttaatttttttcatgacaaTTTGAGTGtgttgaattttttacaaactcTTCCTTTTGTATattcaaatgcttttttaaaatgcaaaatactgTTTCTagtgtttagttatttttaaaaatttataaatataatttttgattgtttttattaattattcctgaaatatataatttaaaatagtaatttattccTGGAGATTTCTTAACAGTCACAGTTTTGAAATGTGGTGATTTACGTTAAATGTTATGTTAAgatatattatattgatatatcttattaagaaattattaatacttagtATAATATTTACGCTTTGTTTTGAAGgctataaaaaaacttataaatgtcttattttttttacaggtgCAGTTATGGAAGAATTAGCTATGAAGCATTTAAATGTCCATCCTAGTTCTTTTATACCCAAGCATAAAAGGAAATTAGGCAATGAATTTAGatgttatgtaaattttaattttgaaaataaatagcaattttaaaatctttttttttttttttaccaatttttatgataaataatataatactttaatggaaacttcttgatatttttaaactgaaaaactaataactatatttttcttactatatttaatgaactaaaataaaatcaaaaattgaaaggaaTTAAAGaaggttttgcatttttaaaagttactggAAAGCTCAATCGAGCACTTGATTTGCCAAACCCAGTGTTCGATTTGCTCACCAACCCACATAATTGCTTTTCATTCATCATCTTTCCCCTTAAAAGTCTATACTTTTCACTAAAACACAAAACATTTCGTTGACAAAATATACTATTCTTGTAGCTTTATGTAAGAAACTTTTGtcaatttattaatcataacgAAATCTACAATTACctggatttgaaaaaatatataatttaagaaatacaaagTGTGTGACTAAAtaagaggaaatttttattgctcttgaattaagttttttttaattttgaaagctttcAATATGAATGTTAAGGTTTACGACTTACTGTCAGCATATAATCTCTTCTTTCTCTTTAATACTTTTGATTGACATTTACTCAAGtgcaagcttttaaaataaagatcttgagaatgaacaataaattttctgcaacaatgaatatcaatatataaagcaaaaaaaatttagggttagagtatttaaatttgcaataaatttcgaATAACTAGGAATTCTggggaaaagaaattttttacaaggaTAAATATatagtcaatatttaaagcaaaaaaaaactgagtaaaatttacgataaaaattcttaaat
The Parasteatoda tepidariorum isolate YZ-2023 chromosome 9, CAS_Ptep_4.0, whole genome shotgun sequence genome window above contains:
- the LOC107452314 gene encoding EEF1A lysine methyltransferase 1, encoding MDSDDIGLSAEAMKALQEFMLEQTLSNSTSDNLLEEDWELSQFWYDDETSTFLATAALDSVKHIETKRIACVSSPSVYHKLLKFCPDAEGIYLFEYDKRFQEKYPNGFVFYDYKYPDNVDKKFNSYFDVVVADPPFLSEECLEKFAKTISILTDKKIILCTGAVMEELAMKHLNVHPSSFIPKHKRKLGNEFRCYVNFNFENK